GCGCCAGCAAGGCCGGCTGGTAGCTCAGGCCGATGCGCTTGGCATCCGCCGGCAGGCTGCGGCGGCTGGCTTTGGCAGCCGCTTCCATACCCAGCACCGGCGGCAGAAAGAGCTCTTGCACACCGGAGGGGACGATCGGGCGCGGCCCGAGGGCCTCGGAGTCAGCTGCGGTCATTGTAGGCTCCTGTTTCTTGGGTTTGGCCGCCTGGCCGCTGGCGGCGGGGCTGGCAGTGCTGAGTTTATTGAGCGCCGGGATCTGACTGCGGGTCAGTGGCCCAGCCAGATAGTTCATTGCCCAGCGCGTGTAAAAGATGGCCGGGTGTTTCTCGTGCACATTGTGCAGCAGGAAGACGCGCTTATCCAGCGCAGAAATTTGCTTATCGTAATCGGCGCGCTTGAAGCCGCCGGGGGCGGCGCCTTCCAAGCCATCCAGCAAACGCTCTTTGTCGCGATCGGTCTGTAATTTGCCGATGAACCAAGAGCCCGCATTCGAGAGCGCCTTATAGTCCACATCTACCGGGTTCTGGGTGGCAAGCAATTGCCCCACCCCAAAGGCGCGCGCCTGCTTGAGCATGCGCAACATCGGCGCCTTGCTGGGCGGCTCGGCCACCGGCGGCAGGTACCCGTGGATCTCGTCAAAGTACACCAGGGCGCGCAGCGAGCCGGTACCACGTTGGCGGCGCATCCAGCTCTCCACGGCAGAATACAGCAGCGTGACGAAGAACATGCGCTCAGCGTCAGAGAGATGCGAGAGCAAAAATACACTGTGGCGCGGTTTGCCCGCCTTGGTGAACAACAGCGCGTCGATCTCCAGCGGCGTGCCCTCCAACCAGGTCTGGAAGCTGGGGGCGGCCAGGATGTTATTAAGCCGCAGCGCCAGGGCCGCGCGTTCTTTGGCGGGGAAGAACTGATCCAACTCCAGCACGCCGAGTTTATCGATGGGTGGGTTCTGCACCTGGCGGATCAGATCGCCCAGGGTGAGATCCTTGCCCTTGCTCCAGGCCTGCTCGAACAAGTTCGCCAGCAGGATGTGCTCGCGCGATTTCACCGGGTCAACATTATCGAAGCCGACCAGGCCAAGGATGGCGGTAGCGGTTGAGGCGATGCGCTCGCGGATCGCCTCGCGGTGCTCGTCCCAGTCTTCCTGTGGGGCTTGTAGGGAAGCCAGGATGCTGACCGGGAAGCCGGCATCGGAGCCGGGCGTATAGACGGCATACTCGGCGGCATCAGCCAGCGCCTGAAGGCGCTCGGGGCCAATGCCCCAATCGGCCAGCCCCTTGCGCCACAGTGCGGCCGTGTCCGCCGCAGCCTGCGCTACATCCTTGCCGGCGCGGCGGGCTTCATCCGGGTTGATCCAGGGTGCAAAATCGCTGGGTTGTAGGTTAGGGAAATGTAGCAGCAGATTGGTGATATCGCCCTTGGGGTCGATCATCAGTGCCGGGATGCCCTGCAGCGCGGCTTCTTCCAGAATGCCGATGCACAAGCCAGTTTTACCTGAGCCGGTCATGCCGAAGACCACCCCGTGCGTGGTCAGATCTGCCGGGTCATACAATACGGCTTCGCTGCCGGTTTGATTCTTTTTGAGGTCGTGCAGGCGGCCGAGGTAAAACTTGCCGCCGGTATCCAGT
The DNA window shown above is from Anaerolineales bacterium and carries:
- a CDS encoding DUF87 domain-containing protein, coding for MAKKQVQKSVKKTTAPPAALDTGGKFYLGRLHDLKKNQTGSEAVLYDPADLTTHGVVFGMTGSGKTGLCIGILEEAALQGIPALMIDPKGDITNLLLHFPNLQPSDFAPWINPDEARRAGKDVAQAAADTAALWRKGLADWGIGPERLQALADAAEYAVYTPGSDAGFPVSILASLQAPQEDWDEHREAIRERIASTATAILGLVGFDNVDPVKSREHILLANLFEQAWSKGKDLTLGDLIRQVQNPPIDKLGVLELDQFFPAKERAALALRLNNILAAPSFQTWLEGTPLEIDALLFTKAGKPRHSVFLLSHLSDAERMFFVTLLYSAVESWMRRQRGTGSLRALVYFDEIHGYLPPVAEPPSKAPMLRMLKQARAFGVGQLLATQNPVDVDYKALSNAGSWFIGKLQTDRDKERLLDGLEGAAPGGFKRADYDKQISALDKRVFLLHNVHEKHPAIFYTRWAMNYLAGPLTRSQIPALNKLSTASPAASGQAAKPKKQEPTMTAADSEALGPRPIVPSGVQELFLPPVLGMEAAAKASRRSLPADAKRIGLSYQPALLAQAQVRVVQRKYNLDVETYKAALVTDVPARGLRWEDFEHAAFDERRLEGRPDSEEALYAPLSGSLADGAQLKVLERDFADWVYRASQVEVWANEELKVYAGPELTREEFAALCAQEAQSRRNAEVEKAKQKFDTQLKTLQKKLEKERRDLNQDEEKANQRRMEEMGTHLENVIGLFAGSRRRLTTSLTKRRMTAEAKAQVEDSKATIVSLENEMQAMGDEIQQAMDAIEDRWEAVVEKITQIPMAPARKDIYVSSFGVVWLPYHRITVGGREVEIPAYE